Proteins encoded by one window of Pseudonocardia alni:
- a CDS encoding ABC transporter substrate-binding protein: MSPHVLRAGSRARTAAVLLALLTAVGLLAGCSRAEESTTAAGATSPATEVRLGYFPNITHAPALVGVKQGLFAAELGSTTLVPQTFNAGPDQVNALLGGSIDVAFIGSGPAINAFTKSNGEAVRLVAGSTSAGAQLVTRPDITSPEQLKGTIIATPQLGNTQDIALKTWLSENKLPIGQGPDAVTVQNIENPQTLDLFKQGKVAGGWLPEPWSSRLVDAGAKVLVDEKSLWPGGKFPTTVVIVRTEFLQQHPETVEAILRGEQKAIALIRDDPAQAKTVSNEAIGEITGKPLAATILDRAFTELSFDSDPLASTFPQLAKDSVTAGIAKSEADLTGFLDPTAVDAVRTSSGEAAVDPAGLAARN; this comes from the coding sequence ATGTCCCCGCACGTCCTGCGCGCCGGATCCCGGGCGCGCACCGCCGCCGTCCTGCTCGCGCTCCTCACCGCGGTCGGGCTGCTGGCCGGATGCTCCCGCGCCGAGGAGAGCACCACCGCCGCGGGCGCCACCTCCCCCGCGACCGAGGTCCGCCTCGGCTACTTCCCGAACATCACCCACGCCCCCGCCCTCGTCGGCGTGAAGCAGGGCCTGTTCGCCGCCGAGCTGGGGAGCACGACGCTCGTCCCCCAGACGTTCAACGCGGGTCCGGACCAGGTCAACGCCCTGCTCGGCGGCTCGATCGACGTCGCGTTCATCGGCTCCGGCCCGGCGATCAACGCGTTCACCAAGTCCAACGGCGAGGCCGTGCGCCTCGTCGCGGGCTCCACCTCCGCCGGCGCCCAGCTGGTCACCCGGCCCGACATCACCTCGCCCGAGCAGCTCAAGGGCACGATCATCGCGACGCCCCAGCTGGGCAACACCCAGGACATCGCGCTGAAGACCTGGCTGTCGGAGAACAAGCTCCCGATCGGGCAGGGTCCGGACGCGGTGACGGTGCAGAACATCGAGAACCCGCAGACCCTCGACCTGTTCAAACAGGGCAAGGTCGCCGGCGGCTGGCTGCCCGAGCCGTGGAGCTCGCGCCTGGTCGACGCCGGGGCGAAGGTCCTGGTCGACGAGAAGTCCCTGTGGCCCGGCGGGAAGTTCCCGACGACCGTCGTCATCGTCCGGACCGAGTTCCTCCAGCAGCACCCCGAGACCGTCGAGGCGATCCTGCGCGGCGAGCAGAAGGCCATCGCCCTCATCCGCGACGACCCCGCGCAGGCGAAGACCGTCTCCAACGAGGCGATCGGCGAGATCACCGGCAAGCCGCTGGCGGCCACCATCCTCGACCGCGCGTTCACCGAGCTGTCCTTCGACTCCGACCCGCTCGCCTCGACCTTCCCCCAGCTGGCGAAGGACTCGGTCACGGCGGGCATCGCGAAGAGCGAGGCGGACCTGACCGGCTTCCTCGACCCGACCGCGGTCGATGCCGTCCGGACGAGCTCCGGGGAGGCCGCCGTGGACCCGGCCGGCCTCGCCGCCCGGAACTGA
- a CDS encoding ABC transporter ATP-binding protein — protein MTVDLTTRRPRTRDTAVALSGVAKTFGTGPGAVTALNGIDLQVGAGEFVCVLGASGCGKSTLLNLLAGLDAPTAGEVTVGSARPSFMFQEAALMPWLTALRNVELPLKLAGHGRSARQERAEELLSLVRLEGMGGKRPHELSGGMRQRVSLARALAAATGLGEDQGTGGLLLMDEPFAALDAITRDVLQGELLRVWRATGTTIVFVTHDVREAVRLAERVVLLSSRPGTVVREWTVPADGHDAEAQAELHDDITGRLRQVITSHAA, from the coding sequence ATGACCGTCGACCTCACCACCCGACGTCCCCGGACCCGCGACACCGCGGTGGCGCTGTCCGGGGTCGCCAAGACCTTCGGCACCGGGCCGGGTGCGGTGACCGCACTCAACGGGATCGACCTGCAGGTCGGCGCCGGCGAGTTCGTCTGCGTGCTCGGCGCGTCCGGCTGTGGCAAGTCGACGCTGCTGAACCTGCTCGCCGGGCTCGACGCCCCGACGGCGGGCGAGGTCACGGTGGGGTCCGCCCGGCCGTCGTTCATGTTCCAGGAGGCCGCGCTCATGCCGTGGCTGACCGCGCTGCGCAACGTCGAGCTGCCGCTCAAGCTCGCCGGGCACGGCCGGTCGGCCCGGCAGGAGCGCGCCGAGGAGCTGCTGTCGCTGGTGCGCCTGGAGGGCATGGGCGGCAAACGTCCGCACGAGCTGTCCGGCGGCATGCGCCAGCGCGTGTCACTGGCCCGGGCACTCGCCGCCGCGACCGGTCTCGGCGAGGACCAGGGCACCGGCGGGCTGCTGCTGATGGACGAGCCGTTCGCGGCCCTCGACGCGATCACCCGCGACGTCCTGCAGGGCGAGCTCCTGCGCGTCTGGCGGGCCACCGGCACCACGATCGTGTTCGTCACCCACGACGTCCGCGAGGCGGTCCGGCTCGCCGAGCGGGTGGTCCTGCTGTCCTCGCGGCCCGGCACCGTGGTGCGGGAGTGGACGGTGCCCGCCGACGGCCACGACGCCGAGGCCCAGGCCGAGCTGCACGACGACATCACCGGACGACTGCGGCAGGTGATCACCAGCCATGCCGCGTGA
- a CDS encoding ABC transporter permease encodes MPREDSSMTVVENDRDSAAAVAGLDALDTPVERTTPWWQRFLRTWLPPLVALVVIVVVWQLVWASAVTPEYKLPAPADVAAAFGETVASGEIWSILWTSVSRAALGFLLALVIATPLGVVVAKVPVVRAAIGPLLTGLQSLPSVAWVPAAVLWFGLTNATIFFVVLLGSVPSIANGLVAGIDQVPPILPRAGQVLGATGYQMARYVLLPAALPGYLAGCKQGWAFSWRSLMAAEIIAAGPALGVGLGAYLKNGADVNDIVQVFAAILLILIVGIGVELLVFRPLERRVLRARGLALTV; translated from the coding sequence ATGCCGCGTGAGGACTCCTCGATGACGGTCGTCGAGAACGACCGGGACTCCGCCGCCGCGGTCGCCGGGCTCGACGCGCTCGACACCCCGGTCGAGCGGACGACACCGTGGTGGCAGCGGTTCCTGCGGACCTGGCTGCCGCCGCTGGTGGCGCTCGTCGTGATCGTGGTGGTCTGGCAGCTCGTATGGGCCTCGGCGGTCACGCCCGAGTACAAGCTGCCCGCCCCGGCCGACGTGGCCGCCGCGTTCGGCGAGACCGTCGCCAGCGGCGAGATCTGGTCGATCCTGTGGACCTCGGTCAGCCGGGCCGCCCTCGGCTTCCTGCTCGCCCTGGTGATCGCCACCCCGCTCGGTGTGGTGGTCGCGAAGGTGCCGGTGGTGCGTGCGGCGATCGGCCCGCTGCTCACCGGTCTGCAGTCGCTGCCCTCGGTGGCCTGGGTGCCGGCCGCGGTGCTGTGGTTCGGGCTGACCAACGCCACGATCTTCTTCGTGGTGCTGCTCGGCTCGGTGCCCTCGATCGCGAACGGCCTGGTCGCGGGCATCGACCAGGTGCCGCCGATCCTGCCCCGGGCGGGCCAGGTCCTGGGCGCGACGGGCTACCAGATGGCCCGCTACGTCCTGCTCCCCGCGGCGCTGCCCGGCTATCTGGCCGGCTGCAAGCAGGGCTGGGCGTTCTCCTGGCGGTCGCTCATGGCCGCGGAGATCATCGCCGCCGGTCCGGCGCTGGGCGTGGGGCTCGGCGCCTATCTGAAGAACGGCGCCGACGTGAACGACATCGTGCAGGTGTTCGCCGCGATCCTGCTGATCCTCATCGTCGGCATCGGTGTCGAGCTGCTGGTCTTCCGCCCGCTGGAGCGACGGGTCCTGCGCGCCCGGGGGCTGGCGCTCACCGTCTGA
- a CDS encoding putative leader peptide, with amino-acid sequence MLLTTRGHVDLARVASALCRP; translated from the coding sequence GTGCTGCTGACCACGCGGGGGCATGTCGACCTCGCGCGCGTGGCGTCGGCACTCTGTCGACCCTGA
- a CDS encoding acyl-CoA dehydrogenase family protein yields the protein MTTTSPAPAGTDGRAGRTAWTDEQLDAVFAPVFARIAEGAVAREQGRALAHDEVAALRAERFGALRLPVDLGGYGATVRQQFRLLVDLAAAESNLPQALRVHWWYVDDLLLAAPGPDRDARLAAVAGGELVGNAITEPGVGAIDRYRTALTPDGAGGYRLNGTKYYSTGSLYSDRILVAADLDGERVSVLVDGDAEGVVQHDDWDGFGQRLTASGTTVFTDVAVPADRVLGPGYGSAGRSWGTSYLQLVQLAVLAGIARRATDDVAGWVRERTRTFTHAAADLPRHDPLVQQVVGRLSAAAWSSRALVLTIADQLDRLLDAGGEDPDLLDRVELDVAHAQAAVVPAVLDATTQLFEVGGASITSEKLRLDRHWRNARVISTHNPLIYKLQTIGDHVLNGTDLPYAWSAGKR from the coding sequence ATGACCACCACCTCCCCCGCCCCCGCCGGCACCGACGGCCGCGCGGGCCGGACCGCCTGGACCGACGAGCAGCTCGACGCCGTCTTCGCGCCGGTGTTCGCGCGGATCGCCGAGGGCGCGGTGGCCCGCGAGCAGGGCCGCGCGCTCGCCCACGACGAGGTCGCCGCCCTGCGTGCCGAACGCTTCGGCGCGCTGCGGCTGCCCGTCGACCTCGGCGGCTACGGCGCCACCGTCCGCCAGCAGTTCCGGCTGCTCGTCGACCTGGCCGCCGCCGAGTCGAACCTGCCGCAGGCGCTGCGCGTGCACTGGTGGTACGTCGACGACCTGCTGCTCGCCGCCCCGGGCCCGGACCGCGACGCCCGGCTGGCCGCCGTCGCCGGGGGTGAGCTCGTCGGCAACGCCATCACCGAGCCCGGCGTCGGCGCGATCGACCGCTACCGGACCGCGCTGACCCCGGACGGCGCCGGCGGCTACCGGCTGAACGGCACGAAGTACTACTCGACCGGCAGCCTCTACTCCGACCGGATCCTCGTCGCCGCCGACCTCGACGGCGAGCGGGTCTCGGTGCTCGTCGACGGCGATGCCGAGGGAGTCGTCCAGCACGACGACTGGGACGGCTTCGGCCAGCGCCTCACCGCCAGCGGCACCACCGTGTTCACCGACGTCGCCGTGCCCGCCGACCGGGTCCTCGGTCCGGGCTACGGCTCCGCCGGCCGGTCCTGGGGCACGTCCTACCTGCAGCTCGTGCAGCTCGCCGTGCTGGCCGGCATCGCGCGGCGCGCCACCGACGACGTCGCCGGCTGGGTGCGGGAGCGCACCCGCACCTTCACCCACGCCGCGGCCGACCTGCCCCGCCACGACCCCCTGGTGCAGCAGGTCGTCGGGCGGCTGTCCGCCGCGGCGTGGTCGTCGCGGGCCCTGGTGCTGACCATCGCCGACCAGCTCGACCGGCTGCTCGACGCGGGCGGGGAGGACCCCGATCTGCTCGACCGCGTGGAGCTCGACGTCGCCCACGCCCAGGCCGCCGTCGTCCCGGCCGTGCTCGACGCCACCACCCAGCTGTTCGAGGTCGGTGGCGCGTCGATCACCTCGGAGAAGCTGCGCCTGGACCGGCACTGGCGCAACGCCCGGGTGATCTCCACGCACAACCCGCTGATCTACAAGCTGCAGACGATCGGGGACCACGTCCTCAACGGCACCGACCTCCCCTACGCCTGGAGCGCCGGCAAGCGATGA
- a CDS encoding NtaA/DmoA family FMN-dependent monooxygenase (This protein belongs to a clade of FMN-dependent monooxygenases, within a broader family of flavin-dependent oxidoreductases, the luciferase-like monooxygenase (LMM) family, some of whose members use coenzyme F420 rather than FMN.), whose protein sequence is MARKQIHLAAHFPGVNNTTVWSDPASGSHIEFESFAHFARTAERARFDFLFLAEGLRLREHRGEIYDLDVMGRPDTFTVLSALAAVTDRLGLAGTINSTFTEPYDVARQFASLDHLSGGRAAWNVVTSWDAFTGENFRRGGFLPKEKRYSRAKEQLAATAAIWDSRTGPDDRGEFAFTSDQFDVHGRFSLPRSPQGRPVILQAGDSEEGREFAAASADAIFSRHAEPEAGRAFLADVKGRLARYGRAWDDLKILPAATYVLGDTDAEAAERAEVIRSQQVSPQTAIVFAEQLWNTDLSGRDPDGPLPEFDPVEGELVSKGRASVRQYRDPKAVADQWRALAAEKNLSLRETVIEVTGRHTFVGSPRTVADAIDDAVQSDAADGYVLVPHVTPGGLDEFADRVVPLLQERGSFRTEYTGTTLREHLGLPAVRSTTDPTEAATAAPSTT, encoded by the coding sequence ATGGCGCGCAAGCAGATCCACCTGGCCGCACACTTCCCGGGCGTCAACAACACCACCGTGTGGAGCGACCCGGCGTCCGGCAGCCACATCGAGTTCGAGTCGTTCGCGCACTTCGCGCGAACGGCCGAACGGGCGAGGTTCGACTTCCTGTTCCTCGCCGAGGGCCTGCGCCTGCGCGAGCACCGCGGGGAGATCTACGACCTCGACGTGATGGGCCGCCCGGACACGTTCACGGTCCTGTCCGCGCTGGCCGCGGTCACCGACCGGCTCGGCCTGGCCGGGACGATCAACTCGACCTTCACCGAGCCCTACGACGTCGCCCGCCAGTTCGCGTCGCTGGACCACCTGTCCGGCGGCCGGGCCGCCTGGAACGTGGTGACCTCGTGGGACGCGTTCACCGGCGAGAACTTCCGCCGCGGCGGCTTCCTGCCGAAGGAGAAGCGCTACTCCCGGGCCAAGGAGCAGCTGGCCGCGACCGCCGCGATCTGGGACTCGCGCACCGGTCCCGACGACCGCGGGGAGTTCGCCTTCACCTCCGACCAGTTCGACGTGCACGGCCGGTTCTCGCTGCCGCGCAGCCCGCAGGGCCGCCCGGTGATCCTGCAGGCGGGTGACTCCGAGGAGGGTCGCGAGTTCGCCGCCGCGTCGGCCGACGCGATCTTCTCCCGGCACGCCGAGCCGGAGGCCGGACGCGCGTTCCTCGCCGACGTGAAAGGCCGCCTCGCCCGCTACGGCCGGGCGTGGGACGACCTGAAGATCCTGCCCGCCGCGACGTACGTGCTGGGCGACACCGACGCCGAGGCCGCCGAGCGCGCCGAGGTGATCCGCTCCCAGCAGGTCAGCCCGCAGACCGCGATCGTGTTCGCCGAGCAGCTGTGGAACACCGACCTGTCCGGGCGCGACCCGGACGGCCCGCTGCCGGAGTTCGACCCGGTCGAGGGCGAGCTCGTGTCGAAGGGCCGGGCCAGCGTGCGCCAGTACCGGGACCCCAAGGCCGTCGCCGACCAGTGGCGCGCCCTCGCCGCGGAGAAGAACCTGTCCCTGCGCGAGACGGTGATCGAGGTGACCGGCCGGCACACCTTCGTCGGGAGCCCGCGGACGGTCGCCGACGCGATCGACGACGCCGTGCAGTCCGACGCCGCGGACGGCTACGTGCTGGTCCCGCACGTCACCCCGGGCGGGCTCGACGAGTTCGCCGACCGGGTCGTGCCGCTGCTGCAGGAGCGCGGGTCGTTCCGCACCGAGTACACCGGGACGACGCTGCGTGAGCACCTCGGGCTCCCGGCCGTCCGCTCGACGACCGACCCGACCGAGGCGGCGACGGCGGCCCCGTCCACGACCTGA
- a CDS encoding DUF3040 domain-containing protein translates to MSVTPPPLPPPSPGGGTGDPDPRPVARPLDRDEELRLSGLEQELRRSDPELDTELTAPHRPTRAAGGRADRILQAVAITVIVLVIVPGDWVAGLLSFGLLLGIPAAMAWIAVRAHRENAAREQAEGRDDERT, encoded by the coding sequence ATGTCCGTCACACCCCCGCCCCTGCCGCCCCCGTCGCCCGGCGGCGGGACCGGCGACCCCGACCCACGCCCGGTGGCGCGCCCCCTGGACCGCGACGAGGAGCTCCGGCTCTCCGGCCTGGAACAGGAGCTGCGCCGCTCCGACCCGGAGCTGGACACCGAGCTGACCGCACCGCACCGGCCCACGCGCGCCGCGGGCGGCCGCGCGGACCGGATCCTGCAGGCCGTCGCGATCACCGTGATCGTGCTGGTGATCGTGCCGGGTGACTGGGTCGCCGGGCTGCTGTCGTTCGGGCTGCTGCTCGGGATCCCGGCCGCGATGGCCTGGATCGCCGTCCGGGCACACCGGGAGAACGCCGCCCGGGAGCAGGCCGAGGGCCGCGACGACGAGCGCACCTGA
- the mgtE gene encoding magnesium transporter, with protein sequence MERWTDLVERHDPAGVLNRLDGRPAHEIADALARMEPVDAGWVFRLLGKDRALDVFEELDPVDQQELLAGLRDDAVTALVEDMDPDDRARMLGEAPAKVANRVLAGLSAGERSMTAALLGYPDGSVGRVMTPETVAVPLHSSVTEALAVVRRKGAQAETVYTLAVTDAGRRVIGTVSLRDLVLARPDVAVADLVDDGAPRVRATDAAEDAARLMGEANLLDLLVVDSEDRLLGLLTIDDAVEILERADTEDVARQSGAAPWSGHYMYVRVTKLARTRAVWLAVLLLAAVLTVNVLQIFEDALEQVTALALFIPLLVGTGGNAGAQSASAAVRAIAVGEVRLADLPAVVWRELRVGLLLGTLLGALGLAVASLLVGVQVAVVVAVTLVAICGWAATVGATMPLLARRVGIDPAVVSAPLVTTLVDATGLLIYFSVARVVLGI encoded by the coding sequence ATGGAACGCTGGACCGATCTCGTCGAACGCCACGACCCCGCCGGAGTCCTCAACCGGCTCGACGGACGGCCCGCCCACGAGATCGCCGACGCGCTGGCCCGGATGGAACCGGTCGACGCGGGCTGGGTGTTCCGGCTGCTCGGCAAGGACCGCGCGCTCGACGTGTTCGAGGAGCTCGACCCGGTCGACCAACAGGAGCTGCTGGCGGGGCTGCGCGACGACGCGGTGACCGCCCTGGTCGAGGACATGGACCCCGACGACCGCGCCCGGATGCTCGGCGAGGCGCCGGCCAAGGTCGCGAACCGGGTGCTGGCCGGGCTGTCGGCCGGGGAACGGTCGATGACCGCGGCGCTGCTCGGCTACCCCGACGGCTCGGTCGGGCGGGTGATGACGCCGGAGACCGTCGCCGTGCCGCTGCACAGCAGCGTCACCGAGGCGCTGGCCGTCGTGCGGCGCAAGGGTGCGCAGGCCGAGACCGTGTACACCCTCGCCGTCACCGACGCCGGGCGCCGGGTGATCGGCACCGTCTCGCTGCGCGACCTGGTGCTGGCCCGGCCGGACGTCGCCGTCGCCGACCTCGTCGACGACGGGGCGCCGCGGGTGCGGGCCACCGACGCCGCCGAGGACGCCGCACGCCTGATGGGCGAGGCGAACCTGCTCGACCTGCTGGTCGTCGACTCGGAGGATCGGCTGCTGGGCCTGCTGACGATCGACGACGCCGTCGAGATCCTGGAGCGCGCCGACACCGAGGACGTCGCCCGCCAGTCCGGCGCGGCGCCGTGGTCGGGCCACTACATGTACGTGCGGGTCACGAAGCTGGCGCGCACCCGCGCGGTGTGGCTGGCGGTGCTGCTGCTCGCCGCGGTGCTGACGGTCAACGTGCTGCAGATCTTCGAGGACGCACTCGAGCAGGTCACCGCGCTGGCGCTGTTCATCCCGCTGCTCGTGGGCACCGGCGGCAACGCCGGTGCCCAGTCCGCGTCGGCGGCGGTCCGGGCGATCGCCGTCGGGGAGGTGCGCCTGGCCGACCTGCCCGCCGTGGTGTGGCGGGAGCTCCGGGTCGGGCTGCTGCTGGGCACCCTGCTCGGTGCGCTGGGGCTGGCCGTCGCGTCGCTGCTGGTCGGGGTCCAGGTCGCCGTCGTGGTGGCGGTGACGCTGGTGGCGATCTGCGGCTGGGCGGCGACGGTGGGCGCGACGATGCCGTTGCTGGCCCGCCGGGTCGGGATCGACCCGGCGGTGGTGTCCGCTCCCCTGGTCACGACGCTCGTCGACGCGACCGGGCTGCTGATCTACTTCTCGGTCGCCCGGGTGGTGCTGGGGATCTGA